TTCATGAACCTCGTCAAATATTAGAACTAGAAGAAATTAAACGCGACGAAGAAAATTGATGAAAATCCATAAAGTAACAAATGTTGAACAATTTGTTGCAAAGATCATTCCAAAACAGGCTCAAAAAAACAAAACTATAGTTGAAACTATAATAAAAAATGTTCAAAAAAATGGTGATTCCTCAGTAAAAAAATATGAAAAAAAATTTACTGGTGCAGCTATTTCTAATTTACGAGTTTCTAAGAGTGAAATTAAAAATGCATACTCTAGGGTATCAAAAAACGAAATTACCGCATTAAAGTTATCAAAAAACAAGGTTGAAAAAACTGAATCTGTAATTAAAAATATTTTCAAGAATAAAAAAATTAATCAAGATGGAGTTCAAATATTAAAAAAATTTATTCCTATTCAAAGTACTGGTTGTTATATTCCCGGTGGTCTTGCAAGATACCCTAGCTCTGTGATTATGTCTGTTATTCCTGCAAAAGTTGCTGGTGTTAAAAGAATAGTAGTTGTATCTCCTCCAAATTCTAATGGTAAAATTGATCCACTAACAATTGTAGCTGCAGATATTTGTGGTGCTACTGAAATCTATAAGACTGGTGGTGTACAAGCAATTGCTGCTTTATCTTTTGGTACAAAATCAATTTCAAAAGTTGATAAAATTGTTGGACCTGGTGGTGCATTTGTTACATTAGCAAAATCATTAGTTAGTGACAATACTGGAATCGATATGCTTGCGGGTCCTACTGAATTAGGAATTATTGCAGATAATTCAGCTAATCCTGAATACATAGCGCTTGATTTAATTTCACAAGCAGAACATAGTAGTGATACTTTTTGTTATTTAATTACAAATTCTGAAAAAACTGCAAAACTTGTAAATCAAATAATTTCAAAATTATTGCCAACAATTCAAAGACAGGATTTAGTAAAATCTAGTTTATCTAAAAATGGATTTATTGCTGTTTGTAAAAATAATTCTGATATGATAAATTTAATTAATTATTTGGCTCCTGAACACCTACAAATTATGACTAAAACTGCAAAATCAATGTCCTCAAAAATCACTTCTTCTGGATTAGTTTTACTTGGTAATTACTCTCCATCCTCTGCAAGTGATTACTTGCTAGGCTCAAATCACATACTTCCTACAAACGGCTTTGGAAAAATTCGTGGTTCACTATCTGTAATTGATTTTATTAAAATCAATACAGAGGTAATTGCCTCAAAAACTTCATTGTCTAAAATTTCAAAACACCTTGACACATTAACTTCTGCAGAAGGATTACCTAATCATTATGAGGCAGTAAGAGGTAGATTGCAATGAAAAAAAACTGGTTTGATTCCAAAGTAAAAGAATTTTCTTCAATTGGTGGATACCAAAAACCAGAATTAAATGAAAATTCTCTAAAACTTGATTCAAATGAAAATTATGTTTTATCAAAACAATTTCAAAATGATATTGTATCAGGAGCTAGAAAAAATTCTGATGTAAGGGAATATCCTCTTGGAGGGGTTGAAAGACTAATTCAAATGATTTCCAAGTTTGTAAAAGTACCTTCATCTATGATTGGGATTGGAAATGGTTCTGATCAAATTTTAGATTTAATTCTATCTAACTTTGCATCAAAACAAACTAAAGTTCTTACATCAAATCCAACTTTTGGTTTTTTTGAGGAGCGATGTAAATTATATTCAATTCCACTAATCAGAATTCCATTTTCTAATGAAATGAAATTAGACGTTGAAGAATTCATCAAAGAATCAAAAAACGCTGATATTCTATATCTTGATTCCCCAAATAATCCAACTGGCTTTCAATTTTCTAAAATAGAGATTAAAAAATTAATCAAATCTTTTGAAGGTATGATAATCATTGATGAAGCATACGGTGAATTTTCTGATTATTCTCTTTCTAGCTTAGTTAAAACTCAAAATAATTTAATTGTAGTTAGAACCTTGTCCAAGTCTTTTGGAATGGCCGGTCTACGGTTGGGTTATTTTGTTGCAAACAAAAAATTTACTGATGCATTTCTAAATGTTTTACAATACCCATACCCTCTTAGTACAATAACAATTGAATCTGGAATTTTAGCCTTAGAAAAAGTGAATTTGATGGAAAATGCAGTAAAAATCATCAAAACTGAGAGGCAAAGAATTATTGAAACATTGCAAAAATTTGATGCCTTTGAAGTCTTTGATTCCAAGGCTAATTTTGTACTATTTGATGCACATAGCTCCTACAAGCGAGTATATTCAGCATTATCTGAACAAGGAATTTCTATTAGAAAATTGGGTAAAATAGGAAATCATGATGGATGTCTTAGAGTCACAATTGGAACAAAGGAAATGAATTCAAAATTCTTATTGGCTATTCGTGATTATTTGGGATGACTCTAACACAAAAATCAAAAGGTATCTATGTTGATGATTCATTTGATCCCACCAAATTTGACAGTATAATTTTTGATTGTGATGGTGTACTAGTTGATATTACAAATTCATATGATCAAACAATAGTTAAAACAGCAAAATATGTTTTAGAAACTTTAGCAAAAATTAGTGATTCAATTCAAATAGATTTTAAAATTATTGATGGTTTCAAATCCACTGGCGGTTTTAATGATGAAGTTGACTTGACTTATGCCGCAATTCTTTCAATTGTTGCTGCAAAAAAATTAAAAAAAGATCAAACAGAATTTATTAATCTTGTAATAAAAAATTCTGATTCAACAGGAATCAAATCTGTTGAGACTTTCATAAAAAATCAGGTTGACATATCTGAAATTATTGAACAACTATCTTATCCTGGTTCACACAAGGACAATATTTTATATCAAATATTTGATCAATTATTTTATGGACCAGAACTTTATTTAAAATTATTTAAAAATATATCAAAATTTTCTGAATCTGGTTTAATTGAAAATGATATTGTAATTTTTAATAATGATTTATCTGATAAATTAGAAAATAAATTTCATAATCAAATTTCAATGGTTACTGGAAGGGGAAAAGAATCTGTTAAGTATTCGTTAAAAAATCTGCTTGAAAAATTTGACTTGCAAAATTCAATGTTTTTAGAAGATGAACCAAGAGAACTTGCAAAACCTAATCCTCAATCACTTGTAAAATCTATCACTGGTATGAATAGCAAATCCTGTTTGTATGTTGGTGACTCTATGGAGGATTTTATTATGGCTAAAAAAGCCACAATTTTGGGTAATAAAACAACCTTTTGTGGAATTATTGGAACAAGTAAAAATCCTGAGGAAAAATTGCAATTATTTGAACAAAATGAGGCTATTTTAGTTCTTGATTCGATTAATTTGCTACCAAAGGTATTAAATTTAGAATAAATCTATCAGATAATCTGTGACAAACATGGCTCAAAGAAAAGCATCAGTAAATCGAAGTACAAAAGAAACTACTATTTCTGTATCTGTCAATCTTGATGGACAAGGAAATACTAGTATCAAAACTGGAATTAATTTTGTTGATCACCTAATCACATCATTTGGAAAACATGGTATGATGGATCTTAAAGTAAATGCAAAATCTAATGATGGCATTGAACACCACTTAATTGAAGATACTGCAATAACAATTGGTCAGGCAATTGATAAAGCACTAGGTTCTAGAAAAGGAATTACTAGATTTAGCTATGCTTCTGTTCCTATGGATGAATCTTTAGCTGAAGCATCTATTGATCTTGTAAAACGACCCTTCTCAAAATTGACTCTATCCATTAAACGAAGCAAAATTGAAAATGTATCTAAAGAAGATTTAGAACACTTTTTCCAATCACTACTTCAAAATTTGAATAGCTGTATCCACCTTACTGTCAAGTATGGAGACAATGATCACCACAAAGTTGAATCTGCAATCAAATCCCTTGCAGTTGCATTTAGATCTGCATCATCATATGATAAAAAACAAAAAGGAATTCCAAGTACAAAAGGTTCAATGTAATGGTAAATTTAGCAATTTTTGATTATGGCGCTGGAAATATTTTCAGCCTTAAAAATAGTCTTGAACAAGCTGGTGCCTCAGTTGATGTAATTACTTCTTTTGATAAAAGCAATATTTATTCCGGATTATTATTACCTGGAGTTGGAAATTTTGATCCTGCAATACAGAGTATTAATGAAAATTCAAAAACAAAATTTCATGATTATGTAAAGGAAGATACTCCTGTTTTAGGCATATGTTTGGGCATGGAAATGTTTTTTGAAAAAAGTGAGGAGGGAGTTGAAAAAGGATTTAATGTTATTGATGGTGAAATAGTAGTTTTACCATCTACTATGAAAGTTCCACATATGGGATGGAATAATTTAGAAATTAAAAAATCTGGAACCATTCTGGAAGGTGTAGATGATGGTTCATGGGTTTATTTTGTTCACTCTTATCGTGCTAAACCAAAATCTGATGATGTGATTACTGCTGAATCTGATTATGGTGTTAAAGTTCCAGCAGTTGTTGAAAAAAATAATTTCTTTGGAACTCAATTTCATCCTGAAAAATCAGGCGATGTTGGAAAAATAATGATCCAGAATTTTCTTAATGTGTGTAAAAAATGAAAGTGATTCCCGCAATTGATTTAATGAATGGACAAGTAGTTAGACTCTACAAGGGTGATCCAAACCAAAAAACCGTTTATAGTGATGATCCAATTGGTATTGCCAAAAAATGGGAAGAATCTGGAGCTGATATGATTCATCTAGTAGATTTAGATGCTACTTTGGGATTGGGTTCTAACTTTGAATTAATCAAAAAAATTGTTTCATCAGTGTCTGTTCCAGTAGAAATAGCAGGTGGACTACGTTCTGAATCATTAATTCTTGAAGCACTAAAAATTGTAGATAGAGTTGTTATCGGAACAATGGCATTCAAAGAACCTGAATTATTACAAAAGTTACTGATTAAACTTGGTTCAGACAAACTTGTAATTTCCGTAGATCACAAAGATGGCATTATTGTTACACATGGATGGCAAAGCAATACTGATATTTCATTAATTGATTCAATGAATGAATTTTTAGGTGTCGGATTTACCGAATTTCTTTTAACAAATGTTAATCGTGATGGTACTTTGGAAGGACCAGATTTGGAATTTTTAGAGGAAGCATGCAGTTTGGATAAGGCAAATGTGATTGCAAGCGGTGGAATTTCTAATGTTGATGACATTCCTAAAGTAAAAGAGAAAAATGCTTGGGGAGTTATTTTAGGAAAGGCACTTTATGAAAATAAAATTAGTATTGAGGAGACAAAAAAATTATCATGACTTTAACTAAAAGAATAATCCCCTGTTTGGATGTAAAAAATGGTAGAGTTGTCAAAGGCCTAAATTTTGAATCCATAAAAGATGCTGGTGATCCAGTTGAGCTAGCTGCTAAATATAGTAATGAAGGTGCTGATGAGCTTGTATTTCTTGATATTACTGCTTCAAATGAACAACGAGAAACAATCAAGGAATTAGTTAGAAAAGTTGCTTCTGTAATTAATATTCCATTCACTGTTGGTGGTGGAGTCAAATCAGTTGATGACGCAAGAAACATTTTACTTAATGGAGCTGATAAAGTTGGAGTTAATACAAGTGCAATTAAGACTCCTGTACTTGTTACTGAATTAATGACATTGTTTGGTAGACAATGTGTTGTAGTGGCAATTGATGCAAAAAGAAATTTTGAGATTAAAGAAAATGTAAATGTATTTTCAGAAAATGGAAAAGAATTCTGGTTTGAAGTTTTCATTTATGGTGGAAAACAAGGAACTGGAATTGATGTCATTAACTGGGCCAAAGAAGCTGAAAAATTAGGTGCTGGAGAAATTTTACTAACTAGTATTGATGCTGATGGAACAAAAAATGGATATGATGTATTGTTAACAAAATCTATTGTTGAAAACGCCTCTATTCCTGTAATTGCTTCTGGCGGATGTGGAAAACCGGATGATATGGTAGAAATATTTGAAAAATCAAATGTTGATGCTGCACTTGCAGCCTCAATATTTCACTATGATTCTCATGGTGTTCAAGGCGTCAAATCTTTTCTAAAAGATAAAAAAATACCTGTAAGATTATAACCAATTATCTTTAGATATGGGTATGAACAAATCTATTGATGAAATTGATTTTGAAAAAAGTGGTGGAATTGTGCCTGTAATTGTTCAAGATGCAAATTCAAAAGATGTTTTGACTTTGGCTTATTCTAATAAGGAATCTTTAGAACTTGCAAAAAAAACTGGCAAGTCATGGTTTTGGAGCCGTTCAAGAAATAAACTTTGGATGAAAGGTGAAGAATCTGGCAATACACAAAAAATTAAAGAAATTTTAGTTGACTGTGATTTTGATGCAATAATCTATTTGGTTGAACCATCCGGTCCAGCTTGTCATACTGGCGAAAAAGTTTGTTTTCATCACGAATTAAAATAATTTAGCATACCGATTCAAATGAATAATCCATTCCAGGAATCATTTCGTCTATTATTTTGAATTGTATGCTTTCTAAATTAACTCCTTCAAAGATTACTTCCCAATTTCCCACCAAGTCATCTGCTGTACAAAATTGTCTTGATAAAGAGGGATAAATTCCAAAATACACGTTCTGTTGTGATTCCCCACCTCTAAAATCTATTGTTTTGTATATCTGTCCATGAGTAAAATTAGTAATTTTTGAAATTATTAATTTACCTCTAACATTTTCATTCATTTCATCAAAGTTGATGAAAACTTTTTCTCCTAAAACATATTGACTTCGATCTATCTTAATTGGTCCAGAACTCGGCCAATCTCTCTTAGCTGGTACATAGGGAGAATCTGATTCATCATTCTTAATTTTATCTTCTTCTATTTTTTTTAACATACTGCTAATTTCATCTGTTCCTTCAAATTTAGATGAAGTTTTATTTTCATCAATTTGTGTTAAACTAAATACAATTATTCCAATTGTTATAACTACAGATATGACAATTATTATTTTATTATTCACAAAATCTTTTTTGTACAAATCAGTAAAAACTTTACTTGATTTTCATTTAATTAAATTTTTCTTATAATTTCGTATTTTTCTCACTTTTATGTTGATTTTATAATGATTTTATACTATATTTTTATTATATTAATTTAGAATAAAGTTAAGTAATACTTAATTTAATATTAGGATTTTTTATTATCTAATTAAAGGAAGAATTGATCTTGACTAGAACTTCACTTCAATGTAGGGAATGTAAAAAGGAGTATGAAACTGCCTTCAAATATGTTTGTGATGACTGTTTTGGTCCATTAGATGTAAAGTATGATTTTCCAACTATAACAAAAGATATGTTTGCTAATCGTGAACAAACGTATTGGAGATATTTTGAATTACTCCCAATTGAAAATAAATCAAATATCGTAAGTATTGATGCTGGAATGACCCCTCTTGTCAAAGCAGAGAATCTTGGAAAAAAATTGGGATTAAATAATTTATACATAAAAAATGATTCTGTTAATCCGACATTCTCATTTAAAGACAGACCAGCTGGTGTTGCAATTTCAAAAGCAAAAGAACTTGGTTTAACTGCAGTTGGATGTGCATCCACTGGTAATTTAGCTTCTGCAACTGCAGCACATGCCGCAAGAGCTGGATTACCATGTCATGTATTTGCACCAAGTAATATTGAAATAGCAAAAATTGCACAGGCATTATCCTATGGTGCAAATTACATTGCAGTTGATGGAACTTATGATGATGCAAATAGAATTGCAGCTCAAATCGGTGACAGTAAAGGAATTGGTGTAGTTAACATTAACATGCGTTCACATTACGTTGAAGGTTCTAAAACATTTTCATATGAAGTTGCAGAACAACTTGATTGGCAAGTACCTGATCAATTAATTGTACCTGTAGGAAGTGGTGCAATGCTTAATGCAATTTGTAAAGGATTTGAAGAATTACAAACTGTTTCACTACTTGGGGATGTATCAAATATGCATATGATTGCAGCACAACCACATGGCTGTGCACCTATTGTTGATGCCTTTAAGAATAATTCTAAAGAAGTAATTCCAGTTGAAAATCCTGACACTGTTGCTAAGAGTTTAGCAATTGGTGATCCTGGAGACGGTAGATATGTTTTGAAAAGACTTCAACAATACAATGGATTTGCAGAAGAATGTAACAATAAAGAAATTTTAGATGCAATACTTCTTTTGGCTAAAACTGAAGGAATATTTACAGAACCAGCAGGTGGTGTATCTGTTTCAGTATTACAAAAAATGGTTGAACAAGGTAAGATTGATAAAAATGACAAAGTAGTTTGCTATGTTACTGGAAATGGTCTGAAAGCAACTGAATCAATTATGGAAATATTGCCTAAACCTACTGTTTATCAGCCAAACATTAAAGAAATCTCGGCTGTGGTTCAATAATATGGCAAATATCACATTTACAATTCCTTCAGTTCTAAATGCTGGTGGCGGCGAGAAAAAAACTGAAATCTCAGCAGATTCTCTACAGGATGCTTTTATCAAAATATCAGAAATTCAAGGTGATGATTTTAAGCGCAGAGTACTAGAGGCTGATAACACACCACGCTCTTTGATTAATATCTACATTAATGGAAAAAATGCAAAATTTGCTAGTGGAATGGAAACTCCGTTAAATGATGGTGATGAAGTCTATATTTTACCTGCAGTTGCTGGCGGTTCTGAGGATTTATCTTCAAAAGAACTGGATCGATACTCTCGTCAAGTAATGCTTGAAGAAATTGGTTTTAACGGTCAACTAAAATTAAAAAATTCTAAAGTTTGTGTTGTGGGAACTGGTGGATTAGGACATCCAATAATTACAAGATTGACTGCAATGGGAGTCGGTACATTAAGAATTGTTGATAGAGATGTTATTGAATTATCTAATTTACATAGACAAACATTGTTTGATGAAGATGATGTCGGACAAGTAAAAGTTGAAGCAGCTGCAAAAAAATTAAAAAAATTAAATTCTGAATGTAACATCGAAGCACTAACAGTTTCAGTAAATGATTACACTGCACTTGAAGTTGTTGAAGGCTGTGATGTTGTAATTGATGCACTTGATTCAGTAAATGCACGTTATGCATTAAACAAAGCTTGTGTTAAATTTGGAATTCCTTTTGTAACTGGAGCTGCAGTTGGAACATCAGGACAAGCATTTACAATTTTACCAAAAGAATCTGCATGTTACTATTGCATGTTTCCTGCACTTGATGAAGAGACAATGCCAACTTGTAGTATTGAAGGTGTACATCCATCAATACTTTCCATCATGGGTGGAATAGAAGTTGCAGAAGCTGTCAAAGTAATTACAGGAAAAAAACCAAATCTATCAAACAGAATTTTACATATTGATTTAGAAAATTTAGATTTTAACAGCACAAGAACTTTTAGAGCTGATGAATGTCCCATTTGTGGAACTGGAAAATTAGAAGTTGTTGAAAAACAAGAATTAATTTTAGAAGAATTATGTGGACGAAACAGAGGAAAGAGAACTTACTCTATCACTCCAACTGAAACTTTTGATTTGGATTCTGCAAGTGTTTCAGCTGTTGCAAAAGAAAAAGGATTCTTAGTTGAAAATTTAGGTGACTTGGGCTTATCTATGAGAACAAATGAATTATCTGTTAATTTTATGAAAAGGGGATCTGCAGTTGTTGTTGGATCAAAAGATGAATCTGATGCAATTACTCTGTACAAGACTCTATTATCAAAAAATTAGGCTGTAAATATTTCATAAATACTTAGTAAATCTTATAAAATATTGTTATATGATCTAAATATTCTTATGAATTATAATAAATTGGGACAAATTATATGGAAATTATAAAAAATCTAAAAAATAGATGAAATAATCACAAAAAACAGTCAATTTGTGGACAAATCGTCCATTAGCCTTAAATACAAATTTTTTCGAAAAATATCAATAACATGAATAACGAAATAGGACGTAAATTAACTAGTCTTACGCTAATGACAATAATGTTAGCCGGTGGTATGACCATTGCAGCACCTTCAATGATGCCGCAAGCAGCAGCCGCAGGTGCATTATATGTCTCCGCAGAAAACGCAATGTTCAACAACACCTTCGGTGGTGCACAAATCATTGAAGTTGTAGTATTTAGTGGACAAGATGAAACAGATGAAGAACAAGGTGAGCCAGTCGTTAAAGTAGATGAAAATCTACTTAGAATGGCTCAAGGTGTTGACGGCAACTGGTACGGTTACTTCGGTGATTCCACCGCAGTAGCTGCAGCAGATACCGCAACAAACAACTTGGACTTTGGTATCGATGATGTTCCATTACAACTTGGAGCTAACGATGCAGCCTTTGAATCCGTTAACATATATCTTAACGCAACAACAGGTGTCATCACAAACCCACCAGTACTATCTAACTTCAATAACACAATCGCAAAACAATCACTTCCAGATGTTGGCGGTGCTACTGCAGCTCAATTAGTTGATGCAGCATATAGTATCGGTCAAATTGGATTGGTTGATTCTGCAGGTTGGAAAAACACCTTACCTGATAATGGTACCGATGAATCTCAATGGCCTATGATCCAATTGTATGACTTTACAAGTGGTGATTATACCTTTGATGTTGTTTATGAACAAGCCGGAACAGATGAGAGAGTTACATTAACTCACGATTCTTCCGATTTAGATGATTATGCAAGTTTGACATTAGATAGAAGCGCAGCCTCACAAGGTTCCGATGTCCATCTAACAATTACTGATAACCAACTAAACATCGACCCAACTGCTGAAGATATTATTATCTTCAAAGTAACAGCAGGTTCTGAAAGTGTATCATTCACTGACAGAGATGCCACTGCTACTTACAGAGCCTACGATAACTACTTCGATGACAATGGAAAATTAATCATTGATTACGATGCTAACAGTGTCGGAACCAATGTACTCGTTAACGACGCAACTTTAGATGATGCAACAGCTGACGCTAACTTAGTATTCTATGAATACGGTGAGAACAGTGGTATCTTCTTAAATACCGACGATAACGATGATTCAAACCTTGACATCGCAAGCTATGCTAAAAGAGGCACTACTGCTATGTTTGATTACAACGATTCAGCACAATCTTTGATTGTTGCACAAGACTTCGGTGTAATTGAAATGGATGCAGCATCTGTTGGTGACGAATGGAATTCCGGTGAAGCTTTGACAGTTACACTTATTGATCAAGATCTCAACAAGAACACTCTTGTTGATGAAGATATAGTTCTAAGTGGTAATACAACAAGAACACATTTAGTTCCATCCTTACAAATTGGTAGTCCGCTATCAATTACAGCAAGTGGTGATAATATTGAAGCTGTTTCCTCATTCAGTAAAATTGCATATTATACTAATGCAACTATTCCTGAAACAGCAGGAAACGGAGTCAACTTTACTATCTACACTGGTTACACAGGAACAGAACTAAATGCTATTGATACTGTAAACACATACTTCTCATGGGACTTTTCATCTTTCGCTAACAGTACAAACCCTGTTACCGGAGTATGTTTAGCCAATGCAACTCCTGATTACATTGCATGTTCATCAGCACCAGAAGCAACCTTACTAGGTACTACTGATAATGGTGACGATGCAAAAGGTATCGTGGAGATTACACAACCATATGGAAGTACTGGTGAATTAACAGTACATGTACAAATGACACAAAACCACGGTGGTGATGAAGCAAGTTTCCCAATGGTCTCTTTGCCAGTCGTCGCTGATGTTTTCTCATTTGGTTCTGACGGTACCAATAACGCAATCTACAGACTCCTCTTAGAGGAAACTGAT
This window of the Candidatus Nitrosomarinus catalina genome carries:
- a CDS encoding ThiF family adenylyltransferase, coding for MANITFTIPSVLNAGGGEKKTEISADSLQDAFIKISEIQGDDFKRRVLEADNTPRSLINIYINGKNAKFASGMETPLNDGDEVYILPAVAGGSEDLSSKELDRYSRQVMLEEIGFNGQLKLKNSKVCVVGTGGLGHPIITRLTAMGVGTLRIVDRDVIELSNLHRQTLFDEDDVGQVKVEAAAKKLKKLNSECNIEALTVSVNDYTALEVVEGCDVVIDALDSVNARYALNKACVKFGIPFVTGAAVGTSGQAFTILPKESACYYCMFPALDEETMPTCSIEGVHPSILSIMGGIEVAEAVKVITGKKPNLSNRILHIDLENLDFNSTRTFRADECPICGTGKLEVVEKQELILEELCGRNRGKRTYSITPTETFDLDSASVSAVAKEKGFLVENLGDLGLSMRTNELSVNFMKRGSAVVVGSKDESDAITLYKTLLSKN
- a CDS encoding threonine synthase, which gives rise to MTRTSLQCRECKKEYETAFKYVCDDCFGPLDVKYDFPTITKDMFANREQTYWRYFELLPIENKSNIVSIDAGMTPLVKAENLGKKLGLNNLYIKNDSVNPTFSFKDRPAGVAISKAKELGLTAVGCASTGNLASATAAHAARAGLPCHVFAPSNIEIAKIAQALSYGANYIAVDGTYDDANRIAAQIGDSKGIGVVNINMRSHYVEGSKTFSYEVAEQLDWQVPDQLIVPVGSGAMLNAICKGFEELQTVSLLGDVSNMHMIAAQPHGCAPIVDAFKNNSKEVIPVENPDTVAKSLAIGDPGDGRYVLKRLQQYNGFAEECNNKEILDAILLLAKTEGIFTEPAGGVSVSVLQKMVEQGKIDKNDKVVCYVTGNGLKATESIMEILPKPTVYQPNIKEISAVVQ
- the hisA gene encoding 1-(5-phosphoribosyl)-5-[(5-phosphoribosylamino)methylideneamino]imidazole-4-carboxamide isomerase; amino-acid sequence: MKVIPAIDLMNGQVVRLYKGDPNQKTVYSDDPIGIAKKWEESGADMIHLVDLDATLGLGSNFELIKKIVSSVSVPVEIAGGLRSESLILEALKIVDRVVIGTMAFKEPELLQKLLIKLGSDKLVISVDHKDGIIVTHGWQSNTDISLIDSMNEFLGVGFTEFLLTNVNRDGTLEGPDLEFLEEACSLDKANVIASGGISNVDDIPKVKEKNAWGVILGKALYENKISIEETKKLS
- a CDS encoding imidazoleglycerol-phosphate dehydratase, translated to MAQRKASVNRSTKETTISVSVNLDGQGNTSIKTGINFVDHLITSFGKHGMMDLKVNAKSNDGIEHHLIEDTAITIGQAIDKALGSRKGITRFSYASVPMDESLAEASIDLVKRPFSKLTLSIKRSKIENVSKEDLEHFFQSLLQNLNSCIHLTVKYGDNDHHKVESAIKSLAVAFRSASSYDKKQKGIPSTKGSM
- the hisH gene encoding imidazole glycerol phosphate synthase subunit HisH; the encoded protein is MVNLAIFDYGAGNIFSLKNSLEQAGASVDVITSFDKSNIYSGLLLPGVGNFDPAIQSINENSKTKFHDYVKEDTPVLGICLGMEMFFEKSEEGVEKGFNVIDGEIVVLPSTMKVPHMGWNNLEIKKSGTILEGVDDGSWVYFVHSYRAKPKSDDVITAESDYGVKVPAVVEKNNFFGTQFHPEKSGDVGKIMIQNFLNVCKK
- the hisD gene encoding histidinol dehydrogenase → MKIHKVTNVEQFVAKIIPKQAQKNKTIVETIIKNVQKNGDSSVKKYEKKFTGAAISNLRVSKSEIKNAYSRVSKNEITALKLSKNKVEKTESVIKNIFKNKKINQDGVQILKKFIPIQSTGCYIPGGLARYPSSVIMSVIPAKVAGVKRIVVVSPPNSNGKIDPLTIVAADICGATEIYKTGGVQAIAALSFGTKSISKVDKIVGPGGAFVTLAKSLVSDNTGIDMLAGPTELGIIADNSANPEYIALDLISQAEHSSDTFCYLITNSEKTAKLVNQIISKLLPTIQRQDLVKSSLSKNGFIAVCKNNSDMINLINYLAPEHLQIMTKTAKSMSSKITSSGLVLLGNYSPSSASDYLLGSNHILPTNGFGKIRGSLSVIDFIKINTEVIASKTSLSKISKHLDTLTSAEGLPNHYEAVRGRLQ
- a CDS encoding HAD-IA family hydrolase, which gives rise to MTLTQKSKGIYVDDSFDPTKFDSIIFDCDGVLVDITNSYDQTIVKTAKYVLETLAKISDSIQIDFKIIDGFKSTGGFNDEVDLTYAAILSIVAAKKLKKDQTEFINLVIKNSDSTGIKSVETFIKNQVDISEIIEQLSYPGSHKDNILYQIFDQLFYGPELYLKLFKNISKFSESGLIENDIVIFNNDLSDKLENKFHNQISMVTGRGKESVKYSLKNLLEKFDLQNSMFLEDEPRELAKPNPQSLVKSITGMNSKSCLYVGDSMEDFIMAKKATILGNKTTFCGIIGTSKNPEEKLQLFEQNEAILVLDSINLLPKVLNLE
- the hisF gene encoding imidazole glycerol phosphate synthase subunit HisF: MTLTKRIIPCLDVKNGRVVKGLNFESIKDAGDPVELAAKYSNEGADELVFLDITASNEQRETIKELVRKVASVINIPFTVGGGVKSVDDARNILLNGADKVGVNTSAIKTPVLVTELMTLFGRQCVVVAIDAKRNFEIKENVNVFSENGKEFWFEVFIYGGKQGTGIDVINWAKEAEKLGAGEILLTSIDADGTKNGYDVLLTKSIVENASIPVIASGGCGKPDDMVEIFEKSNVDAALAASIFHYDSHGVQGVKSFLKDKKIPVRL
- the hisC gene encoding histidinol-phosphate transaminase encodes the protein MKKNWFDSKVKEFSSIGGYQKPELNENSLKLDSNENYVLSKQFQNDIVSGARKNSDVREYPLGGVERLIQMISKFVKVPSSMIGIGNGSDQILDLILSNFASKQTKVLTSNPTFGFFEERCKLYSIPLIRIPFSNEMKLDVEEFIKESKNADILYLDSPNNPTGFQFSKIEIKKLIKSFEGMIIIDEAYGEFSDYSLSSLVKTQNNLIVVRTLSKSFGMAGLRLGYFVANKKFTDAFLNVLQYPYPLSTITIESGILALEKVNLMENAVKIIKTERQRIIETLQKFDAFEVFDSKANFVLFDAHSSYKRVYSALSEQGISIRKLGKIGNHDGCLRVTIGTKEMNSKFLLAIRDYLG
- the hisI gene encoding phosphoribosyl-AMP cyclohydrolase encodes the protein MNKSIDEIDFEKSGGIVPVIVQDANSKDVLTLAYSNKESLELAKKTGKSWFWSRSRNKLWMKGEESGNTQKIKEILVDCDFDAIIYLVEPSGPACHTGEKVCFHHELK